In a single window of the Candidatus Nanosynbacter featherlites genome:
- the dnaB gene encoding replicative DNA helicase, translating to MSEASQRTSSGKLPPQNLDAEKSLLGAILIDEEVLADATEHVHPTDFYDKNHGLIFAGMMRLFEKHKPVDLLTLTDELKRKDELELIGGSAYLTELTNYVPTAAHAEAYAEMVAQKAVRRRLIKASADITELGYDESTTTQELLEKAEAELFSVSDQSLKQDLISLENILTDSFDRIEELHRNKDTLRGIRTGYRDLDNMTAGLQRSDLIILAARPAMGKTTLVTNLAYNVATIEKKPVLFFSLEMSKEQLVDRMLADASGVDSWNIRTGNLSDNDFAKLSEAMGEMAEAPIYIDDTPGLSILEMRTKARRLAHEGEIGLIIVDYLQLMQATNNHNGNRVQEVSEISRGLKLIARELNVPLIALSQLSRSVESRTPPIPQLADLRESGSIEQDADIVSFIYRPGYYEPDNPEVQNITDLIIAKHRNGPVGKVQLYFHPERLRFMSLDRRHD from the coding sequence GTGAGTGAAGCAAGTCAACGTACATCATCGGGCAAACTGCCACCGCAGAACCTGGACGCCGAAAAGAGTTTACTGGGCGCGATCTTGATCGACGAAGAAGTTTTGGCAGATGCGACCGAACACGTGCATCCTACTGATTTTTATGATAAAAATCACGGACTGATCTTCGCCGGGATGATGCGCCTGTTTGAGAAGCACAAGCCAGTTGACCTCTTGACTTTGACTGATGAACTGAAGCGTAAGGACGAATTGGAGCTCATTGGCGGCTCGGCATATCTGACAGAGCTCACCAACTACGTGCCGACCGCTGCGCACGCTGAAGCATACGCTGAAATGGTGGCGCAAAAAGCAGTGCGGCGCCGACTCATCAAAGCCAGTGCTGACATCACTGAGCTCGGCTATGACGAATCGACAACAACCCAGGAGTTGTTAGAAAAGGCCGAAGCTGAACTATTCAGCGTTTCCGACCAGTCACTCAAGCAAGATTTGATTAGCCTGGAAAATATTTTGACTGACAGCTTTGACCGAATTGAAGAATTGCACCGCAACAAAGACACGCTCCGTGGCATTCGTACTGGCTACCGCGACCTCGACAATATGACCGCTGGGCTGCAGCGTTCCGACCTGATCATTCTGGCCGCTCGTCCAGCCATGGGTAAGACCACGCTGGTGACCAATTTGGCGTACAACGTGGCGACCATTGAGAAAAAGCCGGTGCTGTTTTTCAGCCTGGAGATGAGCAAAGAGCAATTGGTTGATCGTATGCTCGCAGACGCTTCAGGAGTTGACAGCTGGAATATCCGCACCGGAAACCTGAGTGATAATGATTTTGCCAAATTGTCTGAGGCCATGGGCGAAATGGCCGAAGCGCCGATTTACATTGACGACACGCCGGGCCTCAGCATTTTGGAAATGCGTACCAAAGCTCGCCGGCTGGCGCACGAAGGCGAAATTGGCCTAATCATCGTCGACTACTTGCAGCTGATGCAGGCCACCAACAATCACAACGGCAACCGCGTCCAGGAAGTGTCAGAAATTTCCCGCGGCCTGAAGTTAATTGCCCGTGAGCTCAACGTACCGCTGATCGCCCTGAGCCAGCTGAGTCGTTCCGTCGAGTCGCGCACGCCGCCAATCCCACAGCTGGCCGACCTGCGCGAGTCCGGCTCCATTGAGCAGGACGCCGATATCGTCAGCTTTATTTACCGCCCAGGCTACTACGAACCAGACAACCCTGAAGTCCAAAATATCACCGACCTCATCATCGCCAAGCACCGTAACGGTCCGGTCGGTAAAGTCCAGTTATACTTCCACCCAGAACGCCTGCGTTTCATGAGCCTCGACAGACGACACGATTAA
- the dnaX gene encoding DNA polymerase III subunit gamma/tau, whose amino-acid sequence MSQALYRKYRSRSLDEVLGQDHVTNILRRALEQGKIAHAYLLTGPRGVGKTSVARILAHEINQLPYDEEASHLDIIEIDAASNNGVDDIRALREKAQVAPVSAPKKIYIIDEVHMLSKPAFNALLKTLEEPPAHVVFILATTDADKLPATILSRVQQFFFHPISVDVMARQLMAIAEKEGFAIEADAARLIAERSRGGFRDGISMLDQLSILATPDQPLTVAMVTEYLGLSDTATLEKLLDLYQSEDSADILRILQELEQSGISPTVVSHQLLSIARARLSTNPGLVELIQQLIEVDRHPHPDLKLLTIFMQHHAQPVRPKKTVAQAVTATPTVISTPAKPASSAEKSPKSQSTKSTEPVKKTSESKDTKPAKKSSTKPRKSSTPLELDWHRVIEQAKEKSVGLSSLLQKSQWAFDGDKLTIFAGSAFYKKKLDDAKNRPLLAEIITAETGMELEVDIIGEKKPPEDEKLAEIAAMMGGGEEVKLEEL is encoded by the coding sequence ATGAGTCAAGCACTGTACCGCAAATATCGCAGTCGCAGCTTGGACGAGGTGTTGGGGCAAGATCACGTGACCAACATTTTGCGCCGAGCGCTGGAGCAGGGGAAAATCGCCCATGCGTATTTGCTGACGGGTCCGCGCGGCGTGGGCAAAACCAGCGTAGCGCGCATTTTGGCGCATGAGATCAATCAGTTGCCATACGACGAGGAAGCCTCACACCTGGATATCATTGAGATTGATGCCGCCAGCAATAACGGTGTCGACGATATTCGGGCATTACGCGAAAAAGCGCAAGTCGCGCCGGTTTCCGCGCCGAAAAAAATCTACATCATCGACGAAGTCCACATGCTGTCCAAACCTGCCTTCAACGCACTGTTAAAGACGCTGGAGGAGCCGCCAGCACACGTAGTATTCATCCTCGCCACCACCGACGCCGACAAGCTGCCTGCCACCATTCTCAGCCGCGTCCAGCAATTTTTCTTTCACCCCATCTCAGTTGACGTCATGGCGCGCCAGCTGATGGCCATCGCCGAGAAAGAGGGCTTTGCCATCGAGGCGGACGCTGCTCGGCTGATCGCTGAGCGCTCGCGCGGCGGTTTTCGCGACGGTATCAGCATGCTTGATCAATTATCAATTTTAGCCACACCCGACCAGCCACTGACCGTCGCCATGGTTACTGAATACTTAGGCTTAAGCGACACAGCCACGCTAGAGAAGCTGCTTGATTTATATCAATCAGAGGACAGCGCTGACATCCTTAGAATCCTGCAAGAACTAGAGCAAAGTGGCATCAGCCCGACTGTGGTGTCGCACCAGCTATTGTCAATCGCTCGCGCCAGACTGAGTACAAACCCAGGTCTTGTTGAACTCATCCAGCAGCTCATCGAAGTTGATCGCCACCCACACCCAGACCTGAAATTATTGACTATTTTCATGCAACATCACGCTCAGCCAGTCAGGCCGAAGAAGACAGTTGCCCAGGCCGTCACGGCAACGCCAACCGTCATTTCGACACCAGCCAAGCCAGCATCGTCAGCAGAAAAGTCACCAAAAAGCCAAAGCACCAAATCAACTGAGCCAGTGAAAAAAACGTCCGAAAGCAAAGACACCAAACCAGCTAAAAAGTCGTCCACGAAACCACGTAAATCTAGCACACCGCTGGAACTGGACTGGCACAGGGTAATCGAACAAGCCAAGGAAAAATCAGTCGGCCTGTCGTCACTGCTCCAAAAAAGTCAGTGGGCGTTTGACGGAGATAAACTGACTATTTTTGCCGGCAGTGCGTTCTACAAGAAAAAATTGGATGATGCCAAAAATCGGCCACTACTGGCAGAAATCATCACCGCGGAGACGGGAATGGAGCTGGAAGTTGATATAATTGGAGAGAAGAAACCACCTGAAGACGAAAAATTGGCAGAAATCGCTGCCATGATGGGCGGTGGCGAAGAAGTGAAGTTGGAGGAACTATAA
- a CDS encoding lysophospholipid acyltransferase family protein, producing MAITTHGLDNMPEGPNVFVANHACMRDIFAIPASLPEDCDVVISSRLAYKNSSVDTAVRRLVIENALHTIPLEVHGGKEYLKAGLEMARRALLDGRSLLIFPEGAYTGDAQVTKGRTGASRILFGASIGGVKPNLLPVGIHYKPWPTDLDAYTPQDEQIHVTLCDPIDYRAAHQNYAISTDHESRRRALRAPIDMAMRAIAEATDLPYIDRPIELWPRKTMILESGEEVPISDR from the coding sequence ATGGCAATTACGACACACGGGCTCGACAACATGCCAGAAGGCCCAAATGTATTCGTCGCCAATCATGCTTGCATGCGTGATATCTTTGCCATACCAGCAAGTCTGCCGGAGGATTGTGACGTTGTCATTAGTTCGCGACTGGCGTATAAAAACAGCTCTGTTGACACGGCAGTACGGCGATTGGTTATAGAAAATGCACTGCATACGATACCACTTGAAGTACACGGCGGAAAAGAATATTTGAAAGCTGGGCTCGAAATGGCCAGACGAGCGTTACTTGACGGACGCTCACTACTCATCTTTCCAGAGGGCGCATATACCGGTGATGCTCAAGTTACCAAAGGCCGAACGGGCGCATCGCGAATTTTATTTGGAGCAAGCATAGGGGGGGTGAAACCCAACCTATTGCCAGTAGGAATTCACTACAAGCCGTGGCCTACTGATCTGGATGCATATACGCCTCAAGACGAACAGATCCATGTTACCTTGTGTGACCCCATTGACTATAGAGCAGCCCACCAAAACTATGCTATTTCAACAGATCATGAGTCTCGCCGCCGGGCTTTGCGGGCACCAATAGACATGGCCATGCGAGCCATTGCAGAAGCGACTGACTTGCCATATATTGACAGACCAATAGAACTATGGCCAAGAAAGACCATGATTTTAGAAAGCGGCGAAGAAGTTCCCATTTCTGACCGCTAA
- a CDS encoding GDSL-type esterase/lipase family protein encodes MSSDRAMKRIFIYGDSNVWGDSFVGSRVRHSDRWVNRLKRELRGKAHIIANGLSGRVAGDFCKAKPYKNGKHTFAEALQQASNVNIVIIALGTNDLQQQYGRTAQAIIHDLTDYQKLAHGADVIYILPPAFSTGEDSGPEFTEQSEAIRQEILQNKEALGDYIELPFIPLSDGIHFSAKGHRLVAHTVKQALKARQM; translated from the coding sequence ATGAGCAGTGACCGCGCGATGAAAAGGATTTTTATTTATGGCGATTCTAATGTTTGGGGAGACAGTTTCGTTGGATCGCGAGTGCGACACAGCGACCGGTGGGTTAACCGCCTGAAGCGAGAACTGCGAGGCAAAGCGCATATCATCGCAAATGGACTATCGGGCCGTGTAGCGGGAGATTTCTGTAAGGCAAAGCCGTACAAAAATGGTAAACATACGTTTGCAGAAGCTTTGCAACAGGCGAGCAATGTGAACATCGTCATCATCGCCCTTGGCACTAACGATTTACAACAGCAATACGGTAGGACGGCGCAAGCTATCATTCACGATTTGACAGATTATCAAAAACTGGCTCACGGTGCTGACGTTATATATATCTTACCGCCAGCATTTTCGACCGGCGAAGATTCTGGTCCAGAATTCACCGAACAATCAGAAGCTATACGACAAGAGATCTTGCAGAATAAGGAGGCGCTCGGTGACTACATTGAGCTGCCGTTCATACCGCTGTCGGATGGTATTCACTTTTCAGCAAAAGGACATCGCTTAGTGGCGCACACCGTTAAGCAAGCTTTGAAAGCGAGGCAGATGTGA
- a CDS encoding DUF2797 domain-containing protein, giving the protein MPEEFLLSYASFDAENRPFLEWQVDGRAERGDVLGQELSLEFDFSTKYCTGWLDFDNHCSQICPDGATVDEKYENCLKCRNRTGFNPAFYHADSVSAQQEKINQNPHFLYLAYFSPKVIKVGISQEERGIRRLLEQGARLALKLETFASALIARQYEAKIAKLDGIMETVAASKKLGLIKQPLNTAVAEQTLADALMRIHHQLGLDFPNRTLITCEDYFHTDGRDFSSVIDMTGNKVLAGTVVSVIGSVLITEYDGQLLAYNVKKFIGHRAQAVQGVVDLEIPNTQLTLF; this is encoded by the coding sequence ATGCCTGAGGAGTTTTTACTAAGCTACGCTAGCTTTGACGCTGAAAATCGGCCGTTTTTGGAATGGCAGGTTGATGGTAGGGCTGAGCGTGGTGATGTTTTGGGGCAGGAGTTGTCGCTGGAGTTTGACTTTTCCACCAAATATTGCACCGGCTGGCTGGATTTTGACAATCACTGCAGCCAGATTTGTCCTGACGGCGCCACGGTTGATGAGAAATATGAAAATTGTTTGAAGTGTCGCAATCGCACTGGTTTCAATCCAGCGTTTTACCACGCTGATTCAGTATCGGCGCAGCAGGAAAAAATCAATCAAAATCCACATTTTTTGTATTTGGCGTACTTTTCACCAAAGGTGATCAAAGTTGGCATTTCACAGGAGGAGCGCGGTATTCGGCGACTGCTGGAGCAGGGCGCACGGCTGGCCTTGAAACTAGAGACGTTTGCTTCGGCGTTGATCGCCCGGCAATACGAAGCAAAGATTGCCAAGCTGGATGGCATCATGGAAACAGTAGCCGCCAGTAAAAAGCTGGGGCTAATTAAGCAGCCGCTCAATACTGCGGTGGCGGAACAGACTTTGGCTGATGCGTTGATGCGCATTCACCACCAGTTGGGACTGGATTTTCCAAACCGAACGCTCATCACGTGCGAAGATTATTTTCACACGGACGGCCGAGACTTCAGCAGTGTGATTGATATGACAGGAAATAAGGTCTTAGCTGGCACGGTTGTTAGTGTCATTGGCTCAGTGCTCATCACTGAATATGACGGGCAGCTACTAGCGTATAACGTGAAAAAGTTCATCGGACACCGGGCGCAGGCGGTGCAAGGTGTAGTCGACCTTGAGATACCTAACACGCAGCTGACGCTGTTTTGA
- the rplL gene encoding 50S ribosomal protein L7/L12 — MADIKKLAEELTKLTVLEVNELKNHLKDEYGIEPAAAAVAVAGPAAGGDAAAADEKTEFTVTLKDAGAQKVAVIKAVKEITGLGLGEAKAIVDGAPAPVKEKVSKDEAEAAKKTLEDAGASVELS; from the coding sequence ATGGCTGATATTAAGAAATTGGCTGAAGAACTGACCAAATTGACAGTTCTGGAAGTTAACGAATTGAAAAACCACTTGAAAGATGAATACGGCATCGAGCCAGCTGCTGCAGCTGTCGCTGTTGCTGGTCCAGCTGCTGGCGGTGACGCTGCTGCGGCTGACGAAAAAACTGAGTTCACCGTTACATTGAAGGACGCAGGTGCTCAGAAAGTTGCAGTCATCAAGGCTGTTAAGGAAATCACCGGCTTGGGCCTCGGTGAAGCTAAAGCTATCGTTGACGGCGCACCAGCACCAGTCAAGGAAAAAGTTTCAAAAGACGAAGCTGAAGCTGCAAAGAAGACTTTGGAAGACGCTGGCGCTAGCGTTGAACTCAGCTAA
- the rplJ gene encoding 50S ribosomal protein L10 produces MAISRDKKQTLVAELTELLKDAKGTAFARYQGLSVAELQELRKAAREANVVIKVVKNRLVRVALQGVDTYKETDTDLLVGQLVYAISAEDEVMPAKVLDTFAKTHPALQLAGGFSGEGLSINEADIKALAGLPSKDQLVAEVVAQLLSPVHDTVGALGGNLHGLLDGIEAKATA; encoded by the coding sequence ATGGCAATTTCACGCGATAAAAAACAAACTTTGGTTGCTGAACTAACAGAGCTTCTGAAAGACGCCAAAGGTACGGCATTTGCGCGGTACCAGGGGCTGAGCGTGGCTGAATTGCAAGAGCTGCGCAAGGCTGCTCGTGAGGCAAACGTGGTCATCAAGGTGGTCAAAAACCGCTTGGTACGCGTAGCATTGCAGGGTGTTGACACCTACAAAGAAACTGACACTGACCTCCTGGTTGGCCAGCTGGTTTACGCCATCAGTGCCGAAGACGAGGTCATGCCAGCGAAAGTTTTGGACACGTTTGCAAAGACGCATCCAGCACTGCAGTTGGCTGGTGGTTTCTCAGGTGAAGGCCTCAGCATCAACGAAGCTGACATCAAGGCACTGGCAGGCTTGCCAAGCAAAGACCAGCTTGTCGCCGAAGTGGTGGCACAATTGCTCTCACCAGTCCACGACACCGTGGGTGCGCTGGGCGGCAATTTGCACGGACTTTTGGACGGCATCGAAGCCAAAGCTACGGCTTAA
- a CDS encoding LPXTG cell wall anchor domain-containing protein has translation MSPPSQPPHKRPGGALAVTGTASDQLFIAIAGFVATGVMALLMGWFSRRSSREE, from the coding sequence GTGTCGCCCCCATCCCAGCCGCCGCACAAGCGGCCGGGTGGAGCGCTGGCGGTCACTGGCACTGCCAGTGACCAATTGTTCATCGCTATAGCCGGCTTTGTTGCGACTGGGGTTATGGCTCTGCTCATGGGCTGGTTTAGTCGTCGCTCCTCGCGTGAGGAGTGA
- the rplA gene encoding 50S ribosomal protein L1 translates to MKKGPKPVTRPRLERRGKKYQEAAKKIEKDKVHTLEEALKLATETSPVKFDASVELHVRLGVDPRQADQNIRATVSLPHGTGKDVRVAVFAPEEEHAAAKKAGADIIGDEEFLKQLDKEELNFDILVATPQYMPKLGKYARLLGPRGLMPNPKSGTVATDVATAVTEAKAGKVEYRVDKQAIVHLSVGKVSFGTDKLQDNARAFLSSLNAQKPSSLKGAYVKSVAVTTTMGPGIKVENNL, encoded by the coding sequence ATCAAAAAGGGTCCAAAGCCAGTCACTCGACCACGCCTAGAGCGCCGCGGTAAAAAATACCAAGAAGCTGCCAAAAAGATTGAGAAAGACAAAGTGCACACCCTGGAAGAAGCTTTGAAGCTGGCAACAGAGACCAGCCCAGTCAAGTTTGACGCGTCAGTGGAACTGCACGTTCGTCTGGGTGTTGACCCACGCCAGGCAGACCAGAACATTCGCGCAACCGTGTCACTGCCTCACGGTACCGGTAAAGACGTACGCGTCGCAGTATTTGCGCCAGAAGAAGAGCACGCCGCTGCCAAAAAAGCTGGCGCCGATATCATTGGTGATGAAGAATTCTTGAAGCAATTAGACAAAGAAGAGCTGAACTTTGACATTTTGGTGGCGACGCCACAGTACATGCCAAAGCTTGGTAAATATGCTCGCTTGCTCGGTCCGCGTGGTTTGATGCCAAATCCAAAGTCTGGCACCGTAGCAACAGACGTGGCGACTGCCGTCACCGAAGCCAAAGCTGGTAAAGTTGAATACCGTGTCGATAAACAAGCCATCGTTCACTTGAGCGTCGGTAAGGTGTCGTTTGGTACGGACAAATTGCAAGACAACGCCCGCGCATTTTTGAGCAGCCTGAACGCCCAAAAACCAAGCAGCCTCAAAGGCGCCTACGTCAAAAGTGTTGCTGTGACTACTACCATGGGTCCTGGCATCAAGGTTGAAAACAACCTCTAA
- the eno gene encoding phosphopyruvate hydratase, which produces MDFITITHIRARQILDSRGNPTVEADVILSDGCFGRAAVPSGASTGSHEAVELRDDELPFGGKGVLKAVENVNTEIADALRGMSPFDQEAIDQKMITLDETPNKGRLGANAILAVSLATAKAAAASRGVALFTYINTLAGNPQMSFPMPMVNVMNGGQHALGATDIQEYMIIPVGASTIQDAVTMSAEVFHVLAKVLKQEGYPTTVGDEGGYAPRVRYGNSEPITLLSRAIEQAGYLLERDFAFALDVAASEFYQSQTEQYNLSTENRVMDTDQMIKMYKELRAQYPIVSIEDGLNEEAWRGWQKLTLELGGTTQLVGDDLLVTNVERLEQAIEQKAGNAILIKPNQIGTLTETIAAVKMAKEAGWNTVMSHRSGETEDTTIAHLAVGLGTGQIKTGSMSRSERIAKYNELMRISELRPDIELARPFVQM; this is translated from the coding sequence ATGGACTTTATTACAATTACACACATCAGAGCACGTCAAATTTTAGATTCTCGAGGCAATCCAACGGTTGAGGCAGATGTCATATTGAGTGACGGTTGTTTTGGTCGGGCTGCTGTTCCCTCTGGGGCTAGCACCGGGTCTCACGAGGCGGTAGAGCTGCGAGACGATGAATTGCCATTTGGTGGTAAGGGTGTTTTGAAGGCGGTTGAAAATGTTAATACGGAAATTGCTGACGCACTGCGCGGTATGAGTCCGTTTGACCAAGAAGCTATCGACCAAAAGATGATCACCTTGGATGAAACGCCAAACAAGGGCCGTTTGGGGGCAAATGCTATTTTGGCGGTCAGTTTGGCAACTGCCAAAGCAGCAGCAGCGTCACGCGGTGTGGCACTGTTCACCTACATTAACACGTTGGCTGGTAACCCGCAGATGAGTTTCCCAATGCCGATGGTCAATGTCATGAACGGCGGTCAGCACGCACTGGGCGCGACGGATATTCAGGAGTACATGATCATCCCTGTTGGTGCATCAACCATTCAAGACGCAGTGACCATGAGCGCTGAGGTATTTCACGTGCTGGCAAAAGTTCTCAAACAAGAGGGCTACCCAACGACCGTGGGTGATGAAGGTGGCTATGCACCTCGCGTTCGTTACGGTAACTCTGAGCCAATCACCTTGCTCAGCCGTGCCATTGAGCAGGCTGGGTACTTGCTGGAGCGTGACTTTGCCTTTGCACTTGACGTGGCTGCCAGTGAGTTTTATCAGAGTCAGACTGAACAGTACAATTTGTCCACGGAAAACCGCGTGATGGATACTGACCAAATGATCAAGATGTATAAGGAACTACGCGCACAATACCCAATCGTTTCCATCGAAGATGGGTTGAATGAAGAAGCGTGGCGTGGTTGGCAAAAGCTGACGCTGGAATTGGGAGGCACCACACAGTTGGTTGGTGACGACTTGTTGGTAACCAATGTCGAGCGTCTGGAACAAGCCATCGAGCAAAAAGCTGGCAACGCCATCCTCATCAAGCCAAACCAAATTGGTACGCTGACCGAAACCATCGCTGCAGTTAAGATGGCCAAAGAAGCTGGCTGGAACACGGTGATGAGCCACCGTTCTGGCGAGACGGAAGACACCACCATTGCGCATTTGGCTGTTGGTTTGGGAACTGGACAAATCAAAACTGGTTCAATGTCCCGTTCAGAGCGCATCGCTAAGTACAATGAGCTGATGCGTATCTCAGAGCTGCGCCCCGACATCGAGCTGGCGCGACCGTTCGTTCAGATGTAG
- a CDS encoding L-threonylcarbamoyladenylate synthase gives MLITNTVSDPRVSEALTSANLVVLRTDTIYGIVAAATNHCAMERLYRAKHRPANESCIILVANISDIPGLTPTQRQHYLQLNIKRPTSIIVPASNAFLHTTHQNGTLAFRLVTGNLARLIHQTGPILAPSANPAGMPPAKNITEAINYFGDMVSVYVDGGEVTSSVASRIIKLQADDIVTIRA, from the coding sequence ATGCTCATCACAAATACCGTATCCGACCCCCGTGTGTCAGAGGCACTGACCAGTGCCAATTTAGTCGTCCTCAGAACCGACACCATCTACGGCATCGTTGCTGCCGCGACTAACCACTGCGCCATGGAGCGCCTGTATCGCGCTAAACATCGTCCAGCTAACGAATCCTGCATCATCCTGGTCGCCAACATATCAGACATCCCAGGCTTAACGCCCACTCAACGTCAACACTACCTGCAGCTTAATATCAAGCGACCGACCAGCATCATCGTCCCAGCCAGCAACGCTTTTTTGCACACCACCCACCAAAACGGCACCCTAGCTTTTCGACTGGTCACTGGAAATTTGGCACGTCTCATCCACCAGACGGGCCCCATCCTTGCACCCAGCGCCAACCCAGCTGGTATGCCACCAGCCAAAAATATCACCGAAGCCATCAACTACTTCGGTGATATGGTGAGTGTCTATGTCGACGGTGGGGAAGTGACGTCCTCAGTCGCGTCACGCATCATCAAGCTACAAGCCGACGACATCGTCACTATTCGCGCTTAA
- the rplK gene encoding 50S ribosomal protein L11 yields MAKKVIGNLKLRIPAGRATAGPPVGSTLGQWGLNMMDFINPFNDATKDLMGKDVIVHIQVFEDRTFAWKSLGQPVDDMIREKAGIQKGSGKPHTDKVGKITRAQLEEIAEVKKDQLNAIDTEGAVKIIAGTARSMGVEVTD; encoded by the coding sequence ATGGCAAAGAAAGTCATTGGAAATCTAAAACTACGTATTCCAGCTGGTCGCGCGACTGCTGGACCTCCAGTTGGTTCAACCTTGGGTCAGTGGGGACTAAACATGATGGATTTCATCAATCCATTTAACGACGCCACCAAAGATCTGATGGGCAAAGACGTCATTGTACACATTCAAGTGTTCGAAGACCGCACTTTTGCATGGAAATCATTGGGTCAGCCAGTGGACGACATGATCCGCGAAAAAGCTGGCATCCAAAAGGGTAGCGGCAAACCACACACCGACAAGGTCGGTAAAATCACCCGCGCTCAGTTGGAAGAGATTGCTGAAGTCAAAAAAGACCAGCTCAACGCCATTGACACAGAGGGTGCCGTCAAAATCATCGCCGGCACTGCTCGCAGCATGGGTGTTGAAGTCACCGACTAA
- the nusG gene encoding transcription termination/antitermination protein NusG → MANNRYDSTRQWYAIHTYSGYEEKVAESIRQRINGVDMADKIFDVMVPKEKQIQIKNGKRKVVEAKIFQGYVLVEMNLTDETWYIIRNTPGVTGFVGADTTPTPVSDKEIAKIKKRMGVEEPKHQIDFSEGEVVSITDGPFKGFDGAIAEIDPIKGKIRVMVSMFGRDTPVELDALQVKKV, encoded by the coding sequence ATGGCAAATAATCGTTACGACTCAACCCGTCAGTGGTATGCTATTCACACCTATTCTGGTTACGAAGAGAAAGTAGCAGAATCCATTCGTCAGCGCATCAACGGTGTTGACATGGCAGACAAAATCTTTGACGTCATGGTCCCGAAAGAAAAACAAATCCAAATCAAAAACGGTAAACGTAAAGTCGTTGAAGCCAAGATCTTCCAAGGCTATGTTTTGGTGGAGATGAATTTGACTGATGAAACGTGGTACATCATCCGCAACACGCCTGGCGTGACTGGATTTGTCGGTGCAGACACCACACCAACGCCAGTTTCTGACAAAGAAATCGCCAAAATCAAAAAGCGCATGGGCGTTGAAGAACCAAAGCACCAGATTGATTTCTCAGAGGGCGAAGTTGTTTCCATCACCGATGGCCCGTTCAAAGGCTTTGACGGCGCAATCGCTGAAATCGACCCAATTAAAGGCAAAATCCGTGTCATGGTCAGCATGTTTGGACGCGACACTCCAGTTGAACTTGACGCTTTGCAGGTGAAAAAAGTCTAA
- the secE gene encoding preprotein translocase subunit SecE has translation MAEKGKQTGKTTVRRIKATDDSPKKTIKKKPTTKPARAVNKTEADLGMRDSFVGYFKGAWAELKLVRWPTRANTWIMTGTVIGFTLLLTTLILLLDAGFNWIFEQILK, from the coding sequence ATGGCAGAAAAGGGTAAGCAGACAGGGAAAACTACCGTACGCCGCATCAAGGCAACGGATGATTCCCCTAAAAAAACCATCAAAAAGAAACCAACCACCAAACCAGCACGCGCTGTCAACAAGACTGAAGCAGATTTAGGTATGCGCGACTCATTTGTTGGTTATTTCAAGGGAGCGTGGGCCGAGCTGAAGCTAGTTCGCTGGCCAACCCGCGCTAACACCTGGATCATGACTGGCACCGTGATCGGCTTCACATTACTGCTTACCACATTAATTTTATTACTTGACGCTGGATTTAACTGGATCTTTGAGCAAATTTTGAAATAA